Proteins encoded by one window of Terriglobales bacterium:
- a CDS encoding DUF3467 domain-containing protein: MSNPQQPNVKLFQSGDYRENYANSVQVRVSVWDFFLVFGTLRQQTPTEVEVQNYQGIYLSPQQAKALMAILEQNVMNYEKAFGEIKLDPQMTPGGPIN, encoded by the coding sequence ATGTCGAATCCGCAACAGCCCAACGTCAAGCTCTTCCAGAGCGGCGACTACCGCGAGAACTATGCCAACAGCGTGCAGGTGCGGGTGAGCGTCTGGGACTTCTTCCTGGTCTTCGGCACGCTGCGGCAGCAGACGCCCACCGAGGTCGAGGTGCAGAACTACCAAGGCATCTATCTCAGCCCGCAGCAAGCCAAGGCGTTGATGGCCATCCTGGAACAGAACGTCATGAACTACGAGAAGGCCTTTGGAGAAATCAAGCTGGACCCGCAAATGACGCCCGGGGGGCCCATCAACTAG